A single Thermaerobacter sp. FW80 DNA region contains:
- a CDS encoding PrkA family serine protein kinase produces the protein MGETGTNLHDLLRRHREEEARLRWEGTFADYLEIVRRRPEVARLSHARLFDMLKAAGVTEAEEGGDGEARPRQIHFFDGQLFGLEEPLNQLYDYLESAARRLEVRKRILLLMGPVGGGKSTIVTLLKRGLERYTRTDAGAVYALKGCPMHEEPLHLIPEPLRPQVSRELGVHIEGSLCPVCRYRLEHDYGGDVERFPVQRIVFSEADRVGIGTFTPSDEKSQDIAELVGSIDLSTVGEYGTESHPLAYRFDGELNVANRGLMEFVELLKAQTEFLYALLTLSQEQSIKTGRFAMIYADEVVIGHTNEAEYQAFVKNERNEALIDRMILIKVPYNLRLSEEVKIYRKLLAESDLQGVHVAPHTLEVAAMFAILTRLEPPKHPNLTLMKKLRLYDGQPVEGFSPRDVREMREAAEREGMTGVSPRYVINCLSSAVIRAENRCLGPLAALRALRDGLDHHTGLTREQRERYLNLIHEVRREYDEIAKNEVHRAFVYSFEESARNLFNNYLDHIEAYCNKTKLRDPITEEERDPDEKLMRSIEEQIGVPESAKKAFREEILLRLSALARRGQKFDYTSHDRLREAIERKLFSDLRNVVKITTSASHPDEEQLKRINQVVQRLCERQGYCPTCANETVRYVGQLLGR, from the coding sequence ATGGGCGAGACCGGGACGAACCTGCACGACCTGTTGCGACGCCACCGGGAGGAGGAGGCCCGCCTGCGCTGGGAGGGCACCTTCGCCGACTACCTCGAGATCGTGCGCCGCCGGCCCGAGGTGGCCCGCCTGAGCCACGCCCGGCTCTTCGACATGCTCAAGGCGGCGGGGGTGACCGAGGCGGAGGAGGGCGGCGACGGCGAGGCGCGGCCGCGGCAGATCCACTTCTTCGACGGCCAGCTCTTCGGCCTGGAGGAACCCCTCAACCAGCTCTACGACTACCTGGAGTCCGCGGCGCGGCGGCTGGAGGTGCGCAAGCGCATCCTGCTGCTCATGGGGCCGGTGGGCGGCGGCAAGTCGACCATCGTCACCCTGCTGAAGCGAGGTCTGGAGCGGTACACGCGCACCGACGCGGGGGCGGTCTACGCCCTCAAGGGCTGCCCGATGCACGAGGAACCCCTGCACCTGATCCCGGAGCCGCTGCGACCCCAGGTGAGCCGCGAGCTGGGCGTCCACATCGAGGGCAGCCTCTGTCCCGTCTGCCGCTACCGCCTCGAGCACGACTACGGCGGCGACGTGGAGCGCTTCCCCGTCCAGCGGATCGTCTTCTCCGAGGCGGACCGCGTGGGCATCGGCACCTTCACCCCCTCCGACGAGAAATCCCAGGACATCGCCGAGCTGGTGGGGTCCATCGACCTCAGCACCGTGGGCGAGTACGGGACCGAGTCCCATCCCCTGGCCTACCGCTTCGACGGGGAGCTCAACGTGGCGAACCGCGGCCTGATGGAGTTCGTGGAGCTGCTCAAGGCCCAGACGGAGTTCCTCTACGCGCTGCTCACCCTCTCCCAGGAGCAGTCCATCAAGACGGGCCGCTTCGCCATGATCTACGCCGACGAGGTGGTCATCGGCCACACCAACGAGGCGGAGTACCAGGCCTTCGTCAAGAACGAGCGCAACGAGGCCCTGATCGACCGGATGATCCTGATCAAGGTGCCCTACAACCTGCGCCTGTCGGAGGAGGTGAAGATCTACCGCAAGCTGCTGGCGGAGAGCGACCTCCAGGGCGTGCACGTCGCGCCCCACACCCTGGAGGTGGCGGCGATGTTCGCCATCCTGACGCGCCTGGAGCCGCCCAAGCACCCCAACCTGACCCTGATGAAGAAGCTGCGCCTCTACGACGGCCAGCCGGTGGAGGGCTTCAGCCCGCGGGACGTGCGGGAGATGCGGGAGGCGGCGGAGCGGGAGGGGATGACGGGCGTCTCGCCCCGCTACGTGATCAACTGCCTCTCCAGCGCGGTGATCCGGGCGGAGAACCGCTGCCTCGGGCCGCTGGCGGCCTTGCGCGCCTTGCGGGACGGGCTGGACCACCACACGGGGCTCACGCGGGAGCAGCGGGAGCGCTACCTCAACCTGATCCACGAGGTGCGCCGCGAGTACGACGAGATCGCGAAGAACGAGGTCCACCGCGCCTTCGTCTACTCCTTCGAGGAGTCGGCGCGCAACCTGTTCAACAACTACCTCGACCACATCGAGGCCTACTGCAACAAGACCAAGCTGCGCGACCCCATCACCGAGGAGGAGCGGGACCCCGACGAGAAGCTGATGCGCTCCATCGAGGAGCAGATCGGCGTGCCGGAGAGCGCCAAGAAGGCCTTCCGCGAGGAGATCCTGCTGCGGCTCTCGGCCCTGGCCCGGCGCGGCCAGAAGTTCGACTACACCTCCCACGACCGGCTGCGGGAGGCCATCGAGAGGAAGCTCTTCAGCGACCTGCGCAACGTGGTGAAGATCACCACCTCGGCGAGCCACCCGGACGAGGAGCAGCTGAAGCGCATCAACCAGGTGGTCCAACGGCTCTGCGAGCGGCAGGGGTACTGCCCGACCTGCGCCAACGAGACGGTGCGCTACGTGGGGCAGCTTTTGGGGCGGTGA
- a CDS encoding DUF1657 domain-containing protein, translated as MTVGSKMQQTLANAESILADLKSYQLETQDQQAKQLFQNLANQMEQTVNGLKQRLQQIQQQEPQYRQK; from the coding sequence GTGACGGTCGGCAGCAAGATGCAGCAGACGCTGGCCAACGCCGAGAGCATCCTGGCGGACCTGAAGAGCTACCAGCTGGAGACCCAGGACCAGCAGGCCAAGCAGCTGTTCCAGAACCTGGCCAACCAGATGGAGCAGACGGTCAACGGCCTGAAGCAGCGTCTCCAGCAGATCCAGCAGCAGGAGCCCCAGTACCGCCAGAAGTGA
- the pfkA gene encoding 6-phosphofructokinase: protein MQRIALLTSGGDAPGMNAAVRAVVRRALAAGCQPIGVQEGYAGLIEGRMEELDHRAVGDIIHRGGTILRTARSEAFRTPEGQERALEQLRRHGIEGLVAIGGDGTLRGALALHRQGFPVVGVPATIDNDLAGTDVTIGFDTAVNTVLEAINRVRDTATAHGRTFVIEVMGRHSGQIALMAGLAGGAESILVPEVPYDLDDVCARLLRGRQRGKRHSIIVVAEGAARGFEVAQAIEARTGLETRVTVLGHIQRGGTPSGRDRMVASILGAAAVEALLAGQSGVMVGVRGDGWMATPIEEVLASPRPLPAGWMELAEILAR, encoded by the coding sequence GTGCAGCGCATCGCGCTCTTGACCAGCGGCGGCGACGCGCCGGGGATGAACGCGGCGGTGCGCGCGGTGGTGCGGCGCGCGTTGGCCGCGGGCTGCCAGCCCATCGGGGTGCAGGAGGGCTACGCCGGCCTGATCGAGGGCCGCATGGAGGAGCTCGACCACCGGGCGGTGGGCGACATCATCCACCGCGGCGGGACCATCCTCCGCACCGCGCGCAGCGAGGCCTTCCGCACCCCCGAGGGCCAGGAGCGGGCCCTGGAACAGCTCCGCCGCCACGGCATCGAGGGGCTGGTCGCCATCGGCGGCGACGGGACGCTGCGCGGGGCCCTGGCCCTGCACCGCCAGGGCTTCCCGGTGGTGGGCGTCCCCGCCACCATCGACAACGACCTGGCGGGCACCGACGTCACCATCGGCTTCGACACCGCCGTCAACACCGTGCTGGAGGCGATCAACCGGGTGCGGGACACGGCCACCGCCCACGGGCGCACCTTCGTCATCGAGGTCATGGGACGGCACAGCGGCCAGATCGCGCTGATGGCCGGCCTGGCCGGTGGCGCCGAGTCCATCCTGGTGCCCGAGGTACCCTACGACCTGGACGACGTCTGCGCCCGGCTCCTGCGCGGCCGCCAGCGCGGCAAGCGCCACAGCATCATCGTCGTGGCCGAGGGCGCGGCGCGCGGCTTCGAGGTGGCCCAGGCCATCGAGGCGCGCACCGGCCTGGAGACCCGGGTGACGGTGCTGGGGCACATCCAGCGCGGGGGCACGCCCTCGGGCCGCGACCGGATGGTGGCCAGCATCCTCGGGGCCGCGGCGGTGGAGGCCCTGCTGGCGGGCCAGTCGGGGGTCATGGTGGGCGTGCGCGGGGACGGCTGGATGGCCACCCCCATCGAGGAGGTGCTGGCCTCGCCCCGCCCCCTTCCGGCCGGGTGGATGGAGCTGGCCGAGATCCTCGCCCGCTGA
- the pyk gene encoding pyruvate kinase: MAVEFRRTKIVCTLGPSTDDPAVLRRLLQAGMDVARINLSHGTAADHRRRVETLRAVARELGRDDVGILFDTRGPEVRVGPLPGGALELATGQRVALVAAGQGEANGGEGAPGSTPAARAAGSSGGTGADQGAAGAAAPSGAGSREALPEVPVIPLSYSRVATSVGPGDRILLDDGNLVLTVEGGDGVYVYCRVDAGGRLLQGKKATLPAESLDLPYLNEADRDDVRLGIELGIDFIAASFVRSAADVHALRRVIEEAGGDQWVIAKIENRLGVERLDEILASADGLMVARGDLGVELPVEEIPVLQKQIIQAANRAGKPVITATQMLESMVHHPRPTRAESTDVANAILDGTDAVMLSAETAAGRYPVEAVEIMARIARRTEAALGYAQRLARLAQEEHRTVTDAVSYASCTAAENLGAAAILTATQSGYTSRMISRYRPRQPIVALTPSPRVARKLSLVWGVRALVIEPQDDVDGLIEHALRGAVKGGFVRPGDLVVITAGVPVGQPGTTNMLQVHTVGQAVLRGTGVGQGSHTGPVRIVRDPEAAGPFHGGEVLVAAATDRDFMPLIEKAGALITEEGGLTSHAAIVGLHRGIPTIVGATGALETLRDGETVTVDARRGLVYRGWARVG, encoded by the coding sequence ATGGCCGTGGAGTTCCGCCGGACCAAGATCGTGTGCACCCTGGGTCCGTCCACCGACGACCCCGCGGTGCTCCGCCGCCTCCTGCAGGCCGGCATGGACGTCGCCCGCATCAACCTCTCCCACGGCACCGCGGCCGACCACCGACGGCGGGTCGAGACGCTGCGGGCGGTGGCGCGCGAGCTCGGCCGCGACGACGTGGGCATCCTCTTCGACACCCGCGGCCCCGAGGTACGGGTCGGCCCACTGCCCGGCGGGGCCTTGGAGCTGGCCACCGGCCAGCGGGTGGCCCTGGTCGCCGCCGGGCAGGGCGAGGCCAACGGCGGGGAGGGCGCGCCGGGCTCGACACCGGCCGCGAGGGCGGCCGGTTCGTCCGGAGGAACCGGCGCAGACCAGGGGGCCGCGGGGGCTGCCGCGCCGTCGGGTGCCGGTTCCCGCGAGGCGTTGCCCGAGGTGCCCGTGATCCCCCTTTCCTACAGCCGTGTGGCCACCAGCGTGGGGCCGGGCGACCGCATCCTGTTGGACGACGGCAACCTGGTGCTGACGGTCGAGGGGGGCGACGGCGTCTACGTGTACTGTCGCGTGGACGCCGGCGGCCGGCTGCTCCAGGGGAAGAAGGCGACCCTGCCGGCGGAGAGCCTGGACCTGCCCTACCTCAACGAGGCGGACCGGGACGACGTGCGCCTGGGCATCGAGCTGGGCATCGACTTCATCGCCGCCTCCTTCGTCCGGTCGGCGGCCGACGTCCACGCGCTGCGCCGGGTGATCGAGGAGGCGGGCGGCGACCAGTGGGTCATCGCCAAGATCGAGAACCGGCTGGGCGTCGAGCGCCTCGACGAGATCCTGGCCAGCGCCGACGGCCTCATGGTGGCCCGCGGGGATCTGGGGGTGGAGCTCCCGGTCGAGGAGATCCCCGTGCTGCAGAAGCAGATCATCCAGGCGGCCAACCGCGCCGGCAAGCCGGTGATCACGGCGACCCAGATGCTGGAGTCCATGGTCCACCACCCGCGTCCCACCCGGGCCGAGAGCACCGACGTTGCCAACGCGATCCTGGACGGCACCGACGCGGTGATGCTGTCGGCGGAGACGGCGGCGGGCCGGTATCCGGTGGAGGCCGTGGAGATCATGGCCCGCATCGCGCGGCGCACCGAGGCCGCCCTGGGCTACGCCCAGCGCCTGGCGCGCCTCGCCCAGGAGGAGCACCGCACCGTCACCGACGCCGTCAGCTACGCCTCCTGCACGGCCGCGGAGAACCTGGGCGCCGCCGCGATCCTCACCGCCACCCAGTCGGGCTACACCTCGCGCATGATCTCCCGCTACCGCCCGCGCCAGCCCATCGTGGCCCTCACCCCGAGCCCCCGGGTGGCGCGCAAGCTCAGCCTGGTCTGGGGAGTGCGGGCGCTGGTCATCGAACCCCAGGACGACGTGGACGGGCTGATCGAGCACGCGCTGCGGGGCGCGGTGAAGGGCGGGTTCGTCCGGCCCGGGGACCTGGTGGTGATCACCGCCGGCGTCCCTGTGGGCCAGCCCGGTACCACCAACATGCTGCAGGTCCACACCGTGGGCCAGGCGGTCTTGCGGGGCACCGGCGTCGGCCAGGGGAGCCACACCGGTCCCGTGCGCATCGTGCGCGACCCGGAGGCGGCCGGACCCTTCCACGGCGGGGAGGTCCTGGTCGCCGCCGCCACCGACCGCGACTTCATGCCGCTGATCGAGAAGGCCGGTGCCCTGATCACCGAGGAGGGCGGCCTGACCTCCCACGCGGCCATCGTCGGGTTGCACCGCGGCATCCCGACCATCGTCGGCGCGACGGGGGCTTTGGAGACCCTCCGGGACGGCGAGACGGTCACCGTCGACGCCCGGCGCGGCCTGGTGTACCGCGGCTGGGCGCGGGTCGGGTGA
- a CDS encoding Mrp/NBP35 family ATP-binding protein, whose translation MSEVTREQVLNALAQVKDPELNRNLVELNMVRDLQIDGGRVEVEVALTVRGCPLRYEIKKDVESKLLAIPGVTEAVVHLGAMTDEERQQLIEKFRQPRQPKSRIMADDSPTVILAIASGKGGVGKSTVTANLAAALRVLGYKVGVLDADIYGFSIPGMLGIEGRKPVAFNKAIVPIPAHGMQVMSMGFFVDADTPLIWRGPMLMGAVEQFLADVLWDDLDFFLIDLPPGTGDVPLSIMQKLPRAQVVVVTTPQPASVTVAQRAGIMARKVQHEVLGVIENMSYLVCSSCGERHEIFGRGGGQQLAEKLGTRLLGQLPIQEELREAADAGKPVAIHAPESQVAKAFLELAGRIAEITLPAERLVAASR comes from the coding sequence GTGTCCGAGGTGACGCGGGAGCAGGTCCTCAACGCGCTGGCGCAGGTCAAGGACCCCGAGCTCAACCGCAACCTGGTGGAGCTGAACATGGTCCGCGACCTCCAGATCGACGGCGGTCGCGTCGAGGTGGAGGTCGCGCTGACGGTGCGGGGCTGCCCGTTGCGGTACGAGATCAAGAAGGACGTGGAGTCGAAGCTGCTGGCCATCCCGGGGGTGACCGAGGCGGTGGTCCACCTGGGGGCCATGACCGACGAGGAGCGCCAGCAGCTGATCGAGAAGTTCCGGCAGCCGCGCCAGCCCAAGTCGCGCATCATGGCGGACGACTCCCCGACCGTGATCCTGGCCATCGCCAGCGGCAAGGGCGGCGTGGGCAAGTCCACGGTGACGGCCAACCTGGCCGCGGCCCTGCGGGTCCTGGGCTACAAGGTCGGCGTGCTGGATGCCGACATCTACGGCTTCAGCATCCCCGGCATGCTGGGCATCGAGGGGCGCAAGCCCGTGGCCTTCAACAAGGCCATCGTGCCGATCCCCGCCCACGGCATGCAGGTCATGTCCATGGGCTTCTTCGTCGACGCCGACACGCCCCTGATCTGGCGCGGGCCGATGCTGATGGGCGCCGTCGAACAGTTCCTGGCCGACGTGCTCTGGGATGACCTGGACTTCTTCCTCATCGACCTGCCGCCCGGCACGGGCGACGTGCCGCTGAGCATCATGCAGAAGCTGCCGCGGGCGCAGGTCGTGGTGGTGACCACGCCGCAGCCGGCGTCGGTGACGGTGGCCCAGCGCGCGGGCATCATGGCCCGCAAGGTGCAGCACGAGGTGCTGGGCGTGATCGAGAACATGTCGTATCTGGTGTGCTCGAGCTGCGGCGAGCGCCACGAGATCTTCGGCCGGGGCGGCGGCCAGCAGCTGGCGGAGAAGCTGGGCACGCGCCTGCTGGGCCAGCTGCCCATCCAGGAGGAGCTGCGCGAGGCGGCCGACGCGGGCAAGCCGGTGGCGATCCACGCGCCCGAGAGCCAGGTGGCCAAGGCCTTCCTGGAACTGGCGGGCCGCATCGCGGAGATCACCCTGCCGGCCGAGCGGCTGGTCGCGGCCTCGCGCTGA
- a CDS encoding alpha/beta hydrolase: MAISWQVGLGLIHPEREPVTTDPSSRGLAFEDVTFTSRDGVRLEGWFLPAAGGVAPRTVIFAHGYGKNRLQDDVPALDVAAALVRAGFNVRMFDFRNSGESGGDRTTVGQDEVQDLAAAVEWVRRTHGPDHAVGLLGWSMGAVTAILTAGGVEPVQAVVADAPFADLQTYLEENLSHWTGLPDFPFNWLIRTLLPPLVDVHPERVRPVEAVTRMAPTPLLLIHGTADTVIGPHHSRHLQIVAERSGVPVELWEVEGAGHVKAYATAPDAYRQRVVAFFDDHLRTSNSANVMFVAWR, from the coding sequence GTGGCCATCTCCTGGCAGGTGGGGCTGGGTCTGATCCACCCCGAGCGGGAGCCGGTGACGACGGACCCTTCCAGCCGCGGCCTGGCCTTTGAGGACGTGACCTTCACGAGCCGCGACGGCGTCCGCCTCGAGGGCTGGTTCCTCCCCGCGGCGGGCGGCGTGGCGCCCCGGACGGTGATCTTCGCCCACGGCTACGGGAAGAACCGGCTGCAGGACGACGTACCCGCCCTGGATGTAGCAGCGGCCCTGGTCCGGGCCGGGTTCAACGTGCGGATGTTCGACTTCCGCAACAGCGGGGAGTCGGGCGGCGACCGCACCACGGTAGGCCAAGACGAGGTGCAGGACCTGGCGGCGGCCGTGGAGTGGGTGCGCCGCACCCACGGGCCGGACCACGCCGTGGGCCTGCTGGGCTGGTCCATGGGGGCGGTGACGGCGATCCTCACCGCCGGCGGGGTCGAGCCGGTCCAGGCCGTGGTGGCCGACGCGCCCTTCGCCGACCTGCAGACCTACCTGGAGGAGAACCTGTCCCACTGGACGGGGCTGCCCGATTTCCCCTTCAATTGGCTGATCCGCACCCTGCTGCCGCCGCTGGTCGACGTCCACCCCGAACGCGTGCGGCCCGTGGAGGCGGTAACGCGGATGGCGCCCACACCCCTTTTGCTCATCCACGGCACCGCGGACACGGTGATCGGTCCCCACCACAGCCGCCACCTGCAGATCGTGGCCGAGCGGTCGGGGGTGCCGGTGGAACTGTGGGAGGTGGAGGGGGCGGGGCACGTCAAGGCCTACGCCACGGCGCCGGATGCTTATCGGCAACGGGTCGTCGCCTTCTTTGATGACCATCTCCGAACGTCCAACAGTGCCAACGTCATGTTTGTGGCTTGGAGGTGA